One Microvirga thermotolerans DNA window includes the following coding sequences:
- a CDS encoding FixH family protein has protein sequence MKSSTLSRTLGAALLGLALVGPAKADPKDYEFQLVQKELKMGEAVVAARLVDKRSGKPVPDAVIFAKRIDMAPDGMPTMDSPIEQVASTEPGVYQFRTRLTMAGGWQLSLGAKVQGEEGTVENKLVLKASK, from the coding sequence ATGAAGTCGTCTACCCTTTCGCGCACCCTTGGGGCTGCGCTGCTGGGCCTTGCCCTCGTCGGTCCTGCCAAGGCCGACCCCAAGGACTATGAGTTCCAGCTCGTCCAGAAGGAGCTGAAGATGGGCGAGGCCGTCGTGGCGGCCCGCCTCGTCGACAAGCGCTCCGGCAAGCCCGTTCCGGACGCGGTGATCTTCGCCAAGCGCATCGACATGGCCCCGGACGGCATGCCGACGATGGACTCGCCCATCGAGCAGGTGGCGTCCACCGAGCCCGGCGTCTACCAGTTCAGGACCCGGCTGACGATGGCCGGCGGCTGGCAGCTCTCGCTCGGGGCCAAGGTCCAGGGCGAGGAGGGCACGGTCGAGAACAAGTTGGTCCTCAAGGCCAGCAAATGA
- a CDS encoding efflux RND transporter periplasmic adaptor subunit, producing the protein MSRAAWMAGTLAALAAGAGGYWAGRDGHGLAAVDLPALVSTVRMHLGMEQPPAPPPSAPAPGASGPVIYYRDPDGKPFYSLGPKRTGDGREYRPVRASEDVSFEDKPVQAAATPGPNRQSDRRVLYYRNPMGLPDTSPVPKKDSMGMDYIPVHEGEDDGATITVSPGKLQRTGVRSEVVERRRLDLPVRAPGTLEEDERRISVVSVRSESFIEAVENVTTGDHVRKGQPLFRLYSPDIAAAAAQYLSAVGFEGARRRLENLAVPPDVISEVERTRKVPLTISWAAPRDGVVIERNVSDGMRAMPGDVLFRIVDHSALWVLADVTERDLAGIREGQTAAVRVRGFPGRTFTGTVTQIYPHLSMETRTARVRIELSNPDGMLRPAMYADVEFATGSQAPVVAVPDSAVIDTGTRQVVFLDKGEGRFEPREIKAGVRGSGFTEVRDGIAEGDRVVVSANFLIDAESNLKAALQGMATSEAKP; encoded by the coding sequence ATGAGCCGGGCCGCATGGATGGCCGGAACCCTCGCCGCGCTTGCGGCGGGGGCAGGCGGTTATTGGGCCGGGCGCGATGGTCACGGGCTCGCGGCCGTGGATCTGCCGGCGCTGGTCTCGACGGTCCGGATGCACCTGGGCATGGAGCAGCCCCCCGCTCCTCCACCCTCCGCACCCGCGCCGGGCGCGAGCGGCCCGGTCATCTACTATCGCGATCCGGACGGGAAGCCGTTCTATTCGCTGGGGCCGAAGCGGACCGGGGACGGACGGGAGTACCGCCCGGTCCGCGCCAGCGAGGACGTGAGCTTCGAGGACAAGCCGGTGCAGGCTGCCGCGACACCTGGCCCAAACCGACAGAGCGACAGACGCGTGCTCTACTACCGCAACCCGATGGGGCTTCCCGACACCTCCCCGGTGCCGAAGAAGGACTCGATGGGGATGGACTACATCCCGGTCCACGAGGGCGAGGATGACGGGGCGACCATCACCGTCTCCCCAGGTAAGCTCCAGCGCACCGGCGTACGGTCCGAGGTGGTCGAGCGGCGCAGGCTGGATTTGCCGGTCCGCGCCCCAGGAACCCTTGAGGAGGACGAGCGCCGGATCTCGGTCGTGTCCGTGCGCTCCGAGTCGTTCATCGAGGCCGTCGAGAACGTCACGACGGGCGATCACGTGCGCAAGGGCCAGCCCCTGTTCCGGCTCTACTCGCCCGACATTGCCGCCGCGGCGGCGCAGTACCTCTCCGCGGTCGGCTTCGAGGGGGCACGGCGGCGCCTCGAAAACCTCGCCGTTCCGCCCGATGTCATCAGCGAGGTTGAGCGCACCCGCAAGGTGCCGCTGACGATCTCCTGGGCCGCCCCGCGCGACGGCGTCGTCATCGAGCGCAACGTCAGCGACGGCATGCGGGCCATGCCGGGGGACGTCCTGTTCCGCATCGTCGACCACTCGGCCCTGTGGGTGCTCGCCGACGTGACCGAACGCGACCTGGCCGGGATCCGGGAGGGCCAGACCGCCGCCGTGCGGGTCCGGGGCTTCCCCGGCCGCACGTTCACCGGGACCGTCACGCAAATCTATCCGCACCTGTCCATGGAGACCCGGACGGCCCGGGTCCGCATCGAGCTGTCCAATCCGGACGGGATGCTGCGCCCAGCGATGTACGCCGACGTGGAGTTCGCGACGGGATCGCAGGCGCCGGTCGTGGCCGTTCCGGACAGCGCCGTGATCGACACCGGCACCCGCCAGGTCGTGTTCCTCGACAAGGGCGAGGGACGCTTCGAGCCGCGCGAGATTAAGGCCGGCGTGCGGGGCTCCGGCTTCACCGAGGTCCGGGACGGGATCGCCGAAGGCGACCGGGTCGTCGTGTCGGCCAACTTCCTCATCGACGCCGAGAGCAACCTCAAGGCCGCCCTGCAGGGCATGGCTACATCGGAGGCGAAGCCATGA
- a CDS encoding NYN domain-containing protein, whose product MSTPEPAPKLRSALYIDGFNLYHALDDYQEPWLKWLDLWALGEALINKRQEVLQAAVWCTAEYYVDTEKRGRHRAYKAALQSAGVTIVLGHFVDEDVQCRKCTGTYRKKTEKEGDVNVAIHLIGDAFQDKYDNFYLLTADSDQAATAAYFKKAFPGKRLILVAPPGRAHSKLTLSFVSGNKSIWKETIEACLFPEVVMKDGKQVVGRPLAYAPPPGPDPATDG is encoded by the coding sequence ATGTCTACCCCCGAGCCAGCGCCGAAGCTGCGTTCGGCGCTCTACATCGACGGCTTCAATCTCTACCACGCGTTGGATGACTATCAGGAGCCCTGGCTCAAGTGGCTCGACCTGTGGGCCCTTGGCGAGGCGCTGATCAACAAGCGCCAGGAGGTGCTCCAGGCCGCGGTCTGGTGCACGGCCGAGTACTACGTGGACACTGAGAAGCGGGGCCGCCACCGCGCCTACAAGGCAGCCCTTCAATCCGCGGGCGTCACCATTGTGCTGGGACATTTCGTCGACGAGGACGTGCAGTGCCGGAAGTGCACGGGCACCTACAGGAAGAAGACCGAGAAGGAGGGTGACGTGAACGTCGCGATCCATCTGATCGGCGACGCTTTCCAGGACAAGTACGATAACTTCTATCTGCTGACCGCCGACTCGGATCAGGCGGCGACCGCCGCATACTTCAAGAAGGCATTTCCCGGAAAGCGGCTCATCCTCGTTGCGCCTCCGGGACGCGCCCATAGCAAGCTCACCTTGTCCTTCGTCTCCGGCAACAAATCCATCTGGAAAGAGACCATCGAAGCCTGCCTGTTCCCAGAAGTTGTCATGAAGGATGGCAAGCAGGTCGTGGGGCGTCCCTTGGCCTATGCTCCACCTCCTGGACCGGATCCGGCGACAGACGGTTGA
- the hisI gene encoding phosphoribosyl-AMP cyclohydrolase — translation MTGSGILHSSDTRNEIEEGFVFAPKFNADGLLPAIATDAETGAVLMLAWMNAEALKRTVETGEAWYWSRSRQDLWHKGATSGQIQHVQELRIDCDQDTVWLKVRVDGDGGCCHTGRTSCFYRIIVNGPEGPVLRRTGRHHLDGESPSR, via the coding sequence CTGACCGGGAGTGGCATCTTGCACAGCTCAGACACCAGAAACGAAATCGAGGAAGGCTTTGTCTTCGCGCCAAAGTTCAACGCGGACGGGCTGCTTCCCGCAATCGCCACCGACGCGGAGACCGGGGCTGTCCTCATGCTGGCGTGGATGAACGCGGAGGCGTTAAAGCGAACCGTTGAGACCGGTGAGGCATGGTACTGGAGCCGGTCCCGCCAGGACCTCTGGCACAAGGGTGCGACCAGCGGCCAGATCCAGCACGTCCAAGAGCTACGGATTGACTGCGATCAGGATACAGTTTGGCTCAAGGTTCGGGTGGACGGCGATGGCGGCTGTTGCCACACCGGACGGACAAGCTGCTTTTATCGAATAATCGTGAACGGACCGGAGGGACCGGTTCTGCGCCGCACAGGCCGGCACCATCTCGACGGGGAGAGTCCAAGCCGGTAG
- a CDS encoding DUF411 domain-containing protein, with product MNNAFAWTRRAFIAGLAGAAVAPPLRAAEGLPKVVVTKDPNCGCCSGWADHLKQAGFPVEIIETSEMNVVKTRLGVPRALASCHTGEVGGYVIEGHVPAPSIKRLLAERHQAVGLAVPGMPVGSPGMEVEGMESDTYEVILFGPSGQRSFARYRGGQEA from the coding sequence ATGAACAACGCATTCGCATGGACCCGGCGAGCCTTCATCGCCGGACTGGCAGGAGCGGCCGTTGCGCCGCCGCTCCGCGCTGCTGAGGGATTGCCGAAGGTGGTGGTCACCAAAGATCCGAACTGCGGCTGCTGCTCCGGGTGGGCGGACCACCTGAAGCAGGCGGGCTTCCCGGTCGAGATCATCGAAACCTCTGAGATGAACGTCGTCAAGACGCGCCTGGGCGTGCCGCGGGCGCTCGCGTCCTGCCACACCGGCGAGGTTGGCGGTTATGTGATCGAAGGGCACGTGCCCGCCCCATCGATCAAGCGACTGCTCGCCGAGAGACATCAGGCAGTTGGGCTGGCTGTTCCCGGGATGCCGGTCGGATCGCCTGGAATGGAGGTCGAAGGCATGGAGTCCGACACCTATGAGGTGATCCTGTTCGGACCGTCTGGCCAGCGCTCCTTCGCGCGCTACCGGGGCGGCCAGGAAGCCTGA
- a CDS encoding DUF1223 domain-containing protein: MRHPLRTWAALFPAVCALLVGQAVASPEPRAVLELFVSQGCSACRPANELMAEWKRDPSLVVMSLPVNYWDYLGWKDTQADPLFTARQKGYAKARRGQRVYTPEMVVNGVVSCVGSARDQVVEAVDRTAPGTTPLPVAIRVREENGLVIVDVGEGTGEAEAWLLPVRRHSQVAIHRGENAGRTETYTNVVRAVLPLGTWAGATVRFEMPLEAVRTKDADAYVVLLQKARDGHPGRILGAAKGPGL, translated from the coding sequence ATGCGACACCCTCTGAGAACCTGGGCTGCCCTCTTCCCCGCTGTCTGCGCCCTCCTTGTGGGCCAGGCTGTCGCCTCACCTGAGCCGCGGGCTGTCCTCGAACTCTTCGTCAGCCAAGGCTGCTCGGCCTGCCGGCCCGCGAACGAACTCATGGCGGAGTGGAAACGGGATCCAAGCCTCGTCGTGATGAGCCTGCCAGTGAACTATTGGGACTACCTGGGGTGGAAGGACACCCAGGCCGATCCGCTGTTCACGGCCCGGCAGAAGGGATACGCGAAAGCCCGCAGGGGCCAACGGGTCTACACGCCCGAGATGGTCGTCAACGGCGTGGTGTCCTGCGTCGGGTCGGCGCGGGACCAGGTCGTGGAGGCGGTCGACCGGACAGCGCCCGGGACCACGCCCCTTCCTGTCGCCATCCGGGTGCGGGAGGAGAACGGCCTGGTTATCGTCGATGTCGGGGAAGGCACCGGTGAGGCCGAGGCCTGGTTGCTGCCGGTCCGCCGGCACAGCCAGGTCGCCATCCACCGCGGCGAGAATGCCGGCCGCACGGAAACCTACACGAATGTCGTGCGGGCCGTACTGCCCTTGGGGACCTGGGCCGGCGCCACCGTCCGCTTCGAGATGCCGCTGGAGGCGGTTCGGACGAAGGACGCCGACGCATACGTCGTCCTTCTGCAGAAGGCACGGGACGGCCACCCGGGCAGGATCCTCGGCGCGGCCAAGGGACCGGGCCTGTAG
- a CDS encoding cytochrome c biogenesis CcdA family protein, with translation MLSVSLPAAMLGGLISFLSPCVLPLVPPYLSFLAGTTFDRLNAGDRAVRWRALLAALLFVAGFSTVFVLLGATASALGQAIRQYLDVLSTVAGLAIIVMGLHFLGVFRIGLFYREARLSVAKPVGLWGAYVMGLAFAFGWTPCIGPVLAAILTVAGSEQSVAQGALLLAAYSAGLGIPFLLAAFAMKPVVALLKRMRSRFAMVEKAMGVLLVLTGIAFLTGWITNVAFWLLETFPALATLG, from the coding sequence ATGCTCAGCGTCTCCCTTCCGGCCGCCATGCTCGGCGGCCTCATCAGCTTCCTGAGCCCCTGCGTTCTGCCGCTGGTGCCGCCCTACCTGTCGTTTCTGGCAGGCACGACCTTCGACCGGCTGAACGCGGGCGACCGCGCGGTTCGCTGGCGGGCTCTCTTGGCCGCGCTTCTGTTCGTGGCCGGCTTCTCCACCGTCTTCGTGCTCCTGGGCGCCACCGCGTCCGCGCTCGGACAGGCGATCCGGCAATATCTCGACGTGCTGAGCACAGTCGCGGGCCTTGCCATCATCGTCATGGGCCTGCACTTCCTCGGCGTGTTCCGCATTGGGCTCTTCTACCGCGAGGCGCGCCTCAGCGTCGCCAAGCCGGTCGGGTTGTGGGGCGCTTATGTGATGGGCCTCGCCTTCGCTTTCGGCTGGACGCCTTGCATCGGCCCGGTGCTGGCGGCGATCCTCACCGTGGCGGGGTCGGAGCAGAGCGTTGCGCAGGGGGCCCTGCTGCTGGCCGCGTATTCGGCGGGCCTCGGCATTCCCTTTCTGCTCGCGGCTTTCGCCATGAAGCCTGTCGTGGCGCTCCTCAAGCGCATGCGCTCGCGCTTCGCGATGGTCGAGAAGGCCATGGGCGTGCTCCTCGTGCTGACCGGCATCGCCTTCCTGACCGGCTGGATCACCAACGTGGCGTTCTGGCTCCTGGAGACGTTCCCGGCCCTCGCGACGCTGGGCTGA
- a CDS encoding efflux RND transporter permease subunit: protein MIARLIAWSARNLLLVLIGAAFAVAAGVYALRTLPLDAIPDLSDVQVIVYTEYPGQAPQVVEDQVTYPLTTSMLTVPKSKVVRGFSFFGVSFVYVIFEDGTDPYWARSRVLEYLNAASRRLPTGVTPSLGPDATGVGWVYQYAVVAKEMTLAELRSLQDWVVRYAASRAEGVAEVASVGGFVKQYNVVVDPRRLRAQGISLQKLRDAIRTSNMDVGGRTVELSEFEFMVRGRGYLKSIQDIEAIVLKTDAGVPVRVGDVARVELGPDERRGITELNGEGEVASGIVLQRFGANALNVIDSVKTRLSEVASSLPKGTEIVPVYDRSQLINDAVTTLKTTLIEESIVVALVCIVFLLHVRSALVAILMLPVGILMAFGAMKLMGLGSNIMSLGGIAIAIGAMIDAAIVMIENAHKHLERAPKDKPRVEILIEAASEVGPALFFSLLIITVSFLPIFTLENQEGRLFGPLAFTKTFAMAAAAVLSVTLVPALMVIFVRGRIVPEHRNPVNRFLIWIYRPVIRGVLRAKTLTILVALVALAATVWPARQLGSEFMPDLDEGTLMYMPTTLPGLSVTKAAELLATQDRIIKSFPEVASVYGKAGRALTATDPAPTEMFETIINLKPKSAWRPGVTLASLKAEMDQALQFPGVSNAWTMPIRARIDMLSTGIRTPVGIKVFGSDLAEMEKAARQVEAVVKAVPGTTSAYAERVIGGYYLDVVPDRVALGRYGLTVGDVQDVISTALGGEVVTTTVEGRERYGVTIRYPRDLRSNPQAIAGEVQVPLPAGGAVPLGEVAEVKLTRGATSIRTENGQLAVYIFVDIAGRDLGGYVAEARQAVANEVKFPAGTYVQWSGQFEYLERAAARLKIVVPVTLLIIFLLLYLNFRRITETLIVMLSLPFALVGGVWMMWWLGFNLSVAVAVGFIALAGVAAETGVVMLIYLDHALEHLKAERAAQGRPFTRADLYEAIMVGAVERVRPKMMTVVAIMAGLLPILWSTGTGSEVMQRIAVPMIGGMISSTLLTLIVIPAIYGLAKGRELTTEAAVAGATIEADTQGLKHAAE from the coding sequence ATGATCGCCCGCCTGATCGCCTGGTCGGCCCGCAACCTGCTCCTGGTCCTCATCGGCGCGGCGTTCGCCGTCGCGGCGGGCGTCTACGCGCTCCGGACCCTGCCGCTCGACGCCATTCCCGACCTCTCGGACGTGCAGGTCATCGTGTACACCGAATACCCGGGCCAGGCGCCGCAGGTGGTCGAGGACCAAGTCACCTACCCGCTGACGACATCGATGCTGACCGTACCGAAATCCAAGGTGGTCCGCGGCTTCTCGTTCTTCGGGGTGTCGTTCGTCTACGTGATCTTCGAGGACGGCACGGATCCGTACTGGGCCCGCAGCCGGGTGCTCGAATACCTGAACGCCGCCTCCCGGCGCCTCCCGACGGGCGTGACCCCGAGCCTCGGGCCGGACGCGACGGGAGTCGGCTGGGTCTACCAGTACGCGGTCGTCGCCAAGGAGATGACCCTGGCGGAGCTGCGCTCGCTCCAGGACTGGGTCGTGCGCTACGCCGCGTCCAGGGCCGAGGGCGTCGCCGAGGTCGCGAGCGTCGGCGGCTTCGTGAAGCAGTACAACGTCGTTGTCGATCCCCGCCGCCTGCGGGCGCAGGGTATTTCGCTCCAGAAGCTCCGGGATGCGATCCGCACGAGCAACATGGACGTCGGCGGGCGCACGGTCGAACTCTCCGAGTTCGAGTTCATGGTCCGCGGCCGCGGCTACCTCAAAAGCATCCAGGACATCGAGGCCATCGTTCTGAAAACCGACGCGGGCGTTCCGGTCCGCGTCGGCGACGTCGCCCGGGTCGAGCTCGGCCCCGACGAGCGCCGCGGCATCACCGAGTTGAATGGCGAAGGCGAGGTCGCCAGCGGCATCGTCCTGCAGCGGTTCGGTGCCAACGCCCTGAACGTGATCGACAGCGTGAAGACCCGTCTGTCGGAGGTCGCCTCCAGCCTGCCGAAAGGCACCGAGATCGTGCCGGTTTACGACCGCTCGCAATTGATCAACGATGCCGTCACTACACTCAAGACGACGCTGATCGAGGAGAGCATCGTCGTCGCCCTCGTCTGCATCGTCTTCCTCCTGCACGTGCGGAGCGCGCTGGTCGCCATCCTGATGCTGCCCGTCGGCATCCTGATGGCGTTCGGGGCGATGAAGCTGATGGGGCTCGGCTCCAACATCATGAGCCTCGGCGGCATCGCCATCGCCATCGGCGCCATGATCGACGCGGCCATCGTGATGATCGAGAACGCCCACAAGCACCTGGAGCGCGCTCCCAAGGACAAGCCGCGGGTCGAGATCCTGATCGAGGCGGCGAGCGAGGTCGGGCCGGCGCTGTTCTTCAGCCTGCTGATCATCACGGTGTCGTTCCTGCCGATCTTCACGCTGGAGAACCAGGAGGGCCGCCTGTTCGGCCCGCTCGCCTTCACCAAGACATTCGCCATGGCGGCGGCAGCCGTTCTTTCGGTGACGTTGGTCCCGGCCCTGATGGTGATCTTCGTGCGCGGGCGCATTGTCCCGGAGCACCGCAACCCGGTGAACCGCTTCCTGATCTGGATCTATCGTCCCGTGATCAGGGGCGTGCTCAGAGCCAAGACGCTGACCATCCTGGTGGCGCTCGTGGCGCTGGCGGCCACCGTCTGGCCGGCCCGCCAGCTCGGCTCCGAGTTCATGCCGGATCTGGACGAGGGCACGCTGATGTACATGCCGACGACCCTGCCGGGGCTGTCGGTGACCAAGGCGGCGGAGCTTCTCGCCACGCAGGATCGGATCATCAAGTCGTTCCCGGAGGTCGCCTCCGTCTACGGCAAGGCGGGGCGTGCCCTGACGGCGACCGACCCGGCTCCGACCGAAATGTTCGAGACGATCATCAACCTGAAGCCCAAGAGCGCGTGGCGGCCGGGCGTCACCCTGGCAAGCCTGAAGGCCGAGATGGATCAGGCGCTTCAGTTCCCCGGGGTGTCGAATGCCTGGACGATGCCGATCCGGGCCCGCATCGACATGCTCTCGACCGGCATCCGGACACCGGTCGGCATCAAGGTGTTCGGATCGGATCTCGCGGAGATGGAGAAGGCGGCCCGCCAGGTGGAGGCTGTGGTCAAGGCGGTGCCTGGCACCACGAGCGCCTACGCCGAGCGCGTGATCGGAGGCTACTACCTCGACGTCGTGCCCGACCGGGTCGCGCTCGGCCGCTACGGCCTAACCGTCGGCGATGTGCAGGACGTGATCTCGACCGCGCTCGGCGGCGAGGTTGTCACGACCACGGTCGAGGGTCGGGAACGCTATGGCGTCACCATCCGCTACCCGCGCGACCTGCGCTCGAACCCGCAGGCCATCGCGGGCGAGGTGCAGGTCCCGCTGCCAGCGGGCGGCGCCGTGCCGCTCGGCGAGGTGGCGGAGGTGAAGCTCACCCGCGGCGCCACCTCGATCCGGACAGAGAACGGGCAGCTGGCGGTCTACATCTTCGTCGACATCGCCGGCCGTGACCTTGGGGGCTACGTCGCCGAGGCCCGGCAGGCGGTCGCCAACGAGGTGAAGTTCCCGGCGGGCACGTACGTCCAGTGGAGCGGCCAGTTCGAATATCTCGAACGGGCTGCGGCGCGCCTGAAGATCGTGGTGCCCGTCACGCTCCTCATCATCTTCCTGCTGCTGTATCTCAACTTCCGCCGGATCACCGAGACGCTGATCGTCATGCTGTCGCTGCCCTTCGCCCTGGTCGGGGGCGTGTGGATGATGTGGTGGCTCGGGTTCAACCTGTCGGTCGCGGTCGCCGTCGGCTTCATCGCTCTCGCGGGCGTCGCCGCCGAGACCGGGGTCGTGATGCTGATCTACCTCGATCACGCGCTGGAGCACCTGAAAGCCGAGCGCGCGGCTCAGGGCAGGCCATTCACCCGGGCGGACCTCTACGAGGCCATCATGGTCGGTGCGGTCGAGCGTGTCCGGCCTAAGATGATGACGGTGGTCGCGATCATGGCGGGTCTGCTGCCGATCCTGTGGAGCACCGGCACCGGATCGGAGGTCATGCAGCGCATTGCCGTGCCGATGATCGGGGGCATGATCTCTTCGACCTTGCTCACCCTGATCGTGATCCCGGCGATCTACGGCCTCGCCAAAGGGCGGGAACTGACGACGGAGGCAGCGGTCGCCGGCGCGACCATCGAGGCCGACACACAAGGGTTAAAGCATGCCGCGGAGTGA